In Porphyromonas cangingivalis, a genomic segment contains:
- a CDS encoding LysM peptidoglycan-binding domain-containing protein, whose translation METTQTILKELNRWLLGQLGERRAVSLPYLGEIGTNLLPAHIKESGGLRTMFPPSVSLVFRPDEFLLDSRHYSSLDLTLPPTLSGEDVVYALSDLLGLPKSVVAETLDAELQELLKALFRGKRVSLLDIGDLFVTDEGEDLLLLNFEPSSSVLDHLNRPFAPYAPTPLKMGVDFKELTHYGENDEGLSLTSLQRFRIVEVEAPQIVVASSVEIEEPTLPDEDMKTLPKEPTMNEEEEMLPRKQRPKSLVWLLLIGLSLLLAGGYWLLFHQKTDSSSLSPTQTAVKDTVPEAVLPADTMPISKEKPAIDTLTITSGRSLYSYAKEYYGQKMFWIYIYIENAAIIKDPNRISLGTKLVIPDLSKFEINPDMRIAVKEAMVWESVIMSKKFTTYEETRPIVLERLAKQ comes from the coding sequence ATGGAAACAACCCAAACGATACTGAAGGAACTCAATCGTTGGCTACTTGGCCAACTCGGAGAACGTCGTGCCGTCTCCCTCCCTTATCTCGGGGAGATCGGTACGAACCTTCTACCTGCTCATATCAAAGAAAGTGGTGGACTCCGGACAATGTTTCCCCCTTCGGTATCCTTGGTGTTTCGGCCTGACGAATTCCTGCTCGACAGTCGTCACTACAGTTCACTTGACCTCACACTTCCGCCGACACTCTCAGGGGAAGACGTAGTATATGCTCTCAGCGACCTCCTCGGATTGCCCAAGAGTGTTGTTGCAGAGACCCTCGATGCTGAGCTTCAAGAGTTGCTCAAAGCTCTGTTTAGGGGAAAGAGAGTATCACTCTTGGACATAGGAGACCTTTTTGTCACCGATGAAGGTGAAGATCTTCTACTTCTCAACTTCGAACCCTCCTCCTCGGTACTTGATCACCTCAATCGTCCCTTTGCCCCCTATGCCCCCACCCCACTGAAGATGGGGGTGGACTTCAAGGAATTGACACACTATGGAGAGAATGACGAAGGTCTCTCACTGACATCGCTTCAAAGATTCAGGATAGTAGAGGTCGAAGCCCCTCAGATCGTAGTTGCCTCATCGGTAGAGATCGAAGAGCCAACCCTCCCGGACGAGGATATGAAAACCCTTCCTAAAGAACCGACAATGAACGAAGAGGAGGAAATGCTCCCCCGAAAACAAAGACCCAAAAGTCTCGTATGGTTGCTACTGATCGGTTTGTCTCTATTGCTTGCAGGCGGATATTGGTTACTCTTTCACCAAAAGACAGACTCGTCTTCTCTCTCTCCGACACAGACAGCAGTAAAAGACACTGTACCCGAAGCAGTATTACCTGCTGACACAATGCCTATAAGCAAGGAAAAGCCGGCAATAGATACCCTCACCATCACCTCCGGTCGTAGTCTGTACAGCTATGCCAAGGAGTATTACGGCCAAAAGATGTTTTGGATCTATATCTACATCGAAAATGCGGCCATCATCAAGGATCCCAATAGGATATCCTTGGGAACGAAACTCGTGATCCCCGACTTGTCAAAGTTTGAGATCAATCCGGATATGAGGATTGCCGTAAAAGAAGCCATGGTTTGGGAATCCGTGATCATGTCGAAGAAGTTCACCACCTATGAAGAGACACGCCCCATCGTGCTCGAACGTTTGGCGAAACAATAA
- a CDS encoding O-acetylhomoserine aminocarboxypropyltransferase/cysteine synthase family protein, protein MITKTATQALHSAYDPSSNNGSTAIPLYQATAYTFESNDHAAGVFDLQKPGYIYTRLNNPTTDILEQRIATLDGGIGCIATASGMSAISTTLLTLLKSGDHIVASSSIYGGTYNLLSVTLPRLGIKTTFVDPEQPKSFEEAIKPHTKLIYTESLGNPKLDFVDIKEVSRIAHSHGLPLVVDNTLTPLLFKPLEHGADIVIYSLTKFFCGNGTAMGGAVVDAGKFDWSNGNFPDFTEPSPGYHGLIYSDVFKEAAFIIRARVEGLRDFGSCISPTNSFIILQGLETLSLRLKQACNNALEIAQWLKEHPLVEWVHYPGLSSDKHHEVCSRYLNGGFGSLITFGPKGGYNAAKSVVDSTNIFRIVANLGDTKSLIIHPSSTTHRQLKEDQQLSAGVTPDLIRLSIGLEDIEDLKADLHNALTQSIQK, encoded by the coding sequence ATGATTACAAAAACAGCAACCCAAGCACTACACTCAGCTTACGACCCATCGTCAAACAATGGTTCTACCGCAATCCCTCTTTATCAAGCGACCGCTTACACATTTGAAAGCAACGACCATGCCGCCGGAGTATTTGACCTCCAAAAACCGGGATATATCTATACTCGCCTCAACAACCCTACCACCGATATACTGGAACAACGCATTGCCACCCTCGACGGAGGCATCGGCTGTATAGCGACAGCCAGCGGAATGAGTGCAATCAGTACCACACTCCTCACTCTGCTTAAGAGTGGCGACCATATCGTTGCCTCTTCGAGCATCTATGGCGGGACTTACAACCTCCTCAGTGTCACACTCCCACGTTTGGGCATCAAGACGACCTTTGTAGATCCCGAACAACCTAAGTCTTTCGAAGAGGCCATAAAGCCCCACACAAAACTCATCTATACCGAATCATTGGGCAATCCCAAGCTGGATTTTGTAGACATAAAAGAGGTCTCAAGGATAGCTCATTCGCACGGGCTTCCACTCGTCGTGGACAATACCCTCACTCCCCTACTCTTCAAGCCCTTAGAGCATGGAGCTGATATTGTGATCTATTCTCTCACAAAGTTTTTCTGTGGGAACGGGACTGCAATGGGAGGTGCAGTGGTAGATGCAGGCAAGTTTGATTGGAGCAATGGCAACTTTCCTGACTTCACCGAACCAAGCCCCGGATATCACGGACTTATCTACAGCGATGTTTTCAAAGAAGCTGCATTCATCATACGAGCAAGGGTAGAAGGATTAAGAGACTTTGGGAGTTGCATCAGTCCCACCAACAGCTTCATCATCCTGCAAGGATTGGAAACATTATCCTTGAGACTCAAACAAGCCTGTAACAATGCACTTGAGATCGCCCAATGGCTCAAAGAACACCCCTTGGTAGAGTGGGTGCACTATCCCGGTCTCTCTTCTGACAAACATCATGAGGTATGCTCACGCTATCTCAATGGTGGGTTCGGGAGCCTTATCACATTCGGTCCCAAGGGAGGATACAACGCTGCGAAGTCCGTAGTAGATAGTACAAATATATTCCGTATCGTGGCAAATCTCGGAGACACCAAGTCACTCATCATTCATCCAAGCAGCACGACACACCGCCAGCTGAAAGAGGATCAACAACTAAGTGCAGGAGTAACACCGGATCTCATTCGCCTCTCGATCGGACTCGAAGACATCGAAGATCTGAAAGCAGATCTCCATAATGCTCTAACTCAATCGATACAGAAATGA
- the rimO gene encoding 30S ribosomal protein S12 methylthiotransferase RimO — protein MRKNKVDVITLGCSKNLVDSEMLMKQFASSGYTVAHDAEQVNGEIVVINTCGFIEAARQESIDMILNIIEAKKRGDVGKVYVMGCLSERYMEELKAEIPEVDGYYGKFNWKGLVSELGKAYHTSPADLRVLTTPRHYAFVKISEGCDRKCAYCSIPIMTGRHVSRPMEDILAEVRGMVAGGVKEIQLIAQDLTYYGRDLYHKSRLADLLNALCEIEDLKRIRLHYGYPAHFPYEILPVMRAQEKICKYIDIALQHISDPVLEKMRRHVTDKETRTLIQRFRDEVPGIHIRTTMMVGHPGETEEDFERLLDFVRETRFERLGAFMYSHEEGTYGYEHYDDDIPTEVKQERLDRLMSLQESIAFEIAEQKIGQTLDVIIDRIEGDYYIGRTEYDSPDVDPEVLIPMSAQPLEIGEIYPVLIDESRDFDLVGHVVEA, from the coding sequence ATGCGAAAGAATAAGGTCGACGTCATTACCCTCGGCTGCTCAAAGAACCTTGTCGACTCAGAAATGCTGATGAAACAATTTGCTTCATCGGGTTATACGGTCGCACATGATGCAGAGCAGGTCAATGGAGAGATTGTGGTCATCAATACTTGTGGATTCATCGAAGCGGCTCGACAAGAGTCCATCGACATGATCCTCAACATCATCGAGGCCAAAAAGCGTGGCGATGTCGGGAAAGTATATGTTATGGGGTGTCTCTCGGAAAGGTACATGGAAGAGCTGAAAGCTGAGATACCCGAAGTCGATGGCTATTATGGCAAGTTTAATTGGAAAGGCCTGGTTTCCGAACTTGGAAAGGCATACCATACCTCACCTGCCGACCTTCGTGTACTTACCACTCCTCGACACTACGCGTTTGTCAAGATTTCAGAGGGGTGTGACCGCAAGTGTGCTTACTGCTCCATCCCCATCATGACAGGTAGGCATGTCTCCAGACCGATGGAAGACATCTTAGCTGAAGTCAGGGGTATGGTTGCGGGAGGTGTCAAGGAGATCCAACTCATTGCCCAAGATCTCACCTATTATGGTCGAGACCTCTACCACAAGTCAAGACTTGCAGATCTGCTCAATGCCCTCTGTGAGATAGAGGACCTCAAACGCATACGTCTTCATTACGGTTATCCTGCACACTTCCCTTACGAGATACTTCCTGTCATGAGAGCGCAGGAGAAGATATGCAAATACATCGACATCGCTCTCCAGCACATCAGTGACCCGGTATTGGAGAAGATGCGTCGTCATGTCACCGACAAAGAGACACGTACACTCATACAACGCTTCCGTGACGAAGTTCCCGGCATACATATACGTACCACGATGATGGTAGGACACCCGGGAGAGACCGAGGAGGACTTCGAACGCTTACTCGACTTCGTTCGAGAGACGAGGTTCGAACGCTTGGGAGCCTTCATGTATTCTCACGAAGAAGGGACTTACGGCTACGAACACTACGATGACGACATCCCTACGGAGGTCAAGCAAGAACGCTTGGATCGCCTTATGTCTCTCCAAGAAAGTATAGCCTTTGAGATCGCCGAACAAAAGATCGGCCAGACCTTGGATGTCATCATCGACAGAATCGAAGGCGACTATTATATCGGTCGTACGGAGTATGACTCTCCCGACGTGGATCCAGAAGTACTGATACCGATGTCAGCACAACCACTGGAGATCGGAGAAATATACCCCGTGCTCATCGATGAGTCCAGAGACTTTGACCTTGTAGGGCATGTCGTAGAAGCATAA
- a CDS encoding alpha/beta fold hydrolase codes for MIKKIIIKDFRSEKGINLSDIPLTYEVAGPPIGTAPIVVVNHALTGNSSVTGEQGWWNKLISDEGGIPLSHYTILSFNIPGNGYDGTESKDPESFSLRDIATLFIKGIEHLGITEVYCIIGASMGGHSRGRWRI; via the coding sequence ATGATAAAGAAAATCATCATAAAAGATTTCCGTTCGGAAAAGGGGATAAATCTCTCTGACATTCCTCTCACTTACGAAGTAGCAGGCCCTCCTATCGGCACAGCCCCCATCGTTGTCGTGAACCATGCTCTTACCGGCAATTCTTCCGTGACAGGAGAGCAGGGCTGGTGGAACAAGTTGATCAGTGACGAGGGAGGGATCCCCCTCTCTCACTATACCATCCTCTCCTTCAACATCCCCGGGAATGGATACGATGGGACAGAAAGCAAAGACCCCGAGAGCTTTTCTCTCAGAGACATAGCCACTCTATTCATAAAGGGTATAGAGCACCTCGGCATCACAGAAGTGTACTGTATCATAGGAGCCTCCATGGGGGGGCACTCACGTGGCAGATGGCGCATTTAA
- a CDS encoding aspartate kinase produces the protein MKILKFGGKSLDNGLGIAKVVEIITDNHKKGLSPIVVVSARGNSTDTLIALIEKARRGEEFKEDLSLFLQHQTEPSDIKFENEQTRLLNLLTGISLVGECSPKLKDEIISYGEILSARFVAHRLEQQGYNAIAIDSGDFFLTDAQFGSASVHIETSRVKCREVFDQLSRSCIPIVTGFIARSKDGHRTTLGRNGSNYSAALLANFLDADMMENYTHIDGIYTANPTVVPEARKMDELSYSDASELSQFGAEILHIKTIEPLQEKNIPLWVLNTFGYGSKQNGTLVTASPKAKSVRALASLTQKALIHFEGRNMLGRSGIDARIFAAFKSVDVSVSLVSQGSTERGIAIVVDESDADKAVEALHQEFRQDISEGKTTKIYAEKGLAIVAIIGLNLSEFDRPYRALVRNRIVPLLLNNSVPDNTLCLLVRGEEERVKALNVIHGEMFERPKRVHLAVIGHGTVGGALIDQIIHQHAQLKEQKNIDLRIFAIANSRQLLLSRKGIGEGWQEQLQQSTHEGNMAEAIVEYGRKFALENMILVDNTSSESIAAEYSYFASNGFDIVSSNKKSNVAPYSEYTHLRETLKKHRRSYRYETNVGAGLPLIDNLKLLHLAGERITRIHGLFSGSLSYIFNTLSEDPSRSFRDIVEESARRGLTEPDPREDLSGEDVARKVLILVRELDVPAELSDVSWENPVPEELRTLSREAFEARFGELENKIEEYRASCSPDEVLRYVGDIVWDETNQKATLTAALRRVSKNSPLGRVSGADSCFEIYTESYGSHPIVIQGAGAGAVVTARGVFGDLLRLAEGYEN, from the coding sequence ATGAAAATATTAAAATTCGGTGGCAAATCTCTTGACAACGGCCTTGGCATAGCCAAAGTTGTGGAGATCATCACAGACAACCATAAGAAAGGACTCTCTCCCATCGTGGTAGTATCTGCCCGAGGGAATAGCACGGACACGCTTATTGCACTCATAGAAAAAGCCCGAAGAGGAGAAGAATTCAAAGAAGACTTATCTCTTTTTTTGCAACATCAGACGGAGCCCTCTGACATAAAGTTTGAAAACGAGCAAACCCGGCTCCTGAATCTACTCACGGGCATCTCGCTCGTGGGTGAATGCAGCCCTAAGCTCAAAGACGAGATCATAAGCTATGGGGAGATACTATCGGCAAGGTTTGTCGCCCATAGACTTGAACAGCAAGGGTACAATGCCATTGCGATAGATTCCGGAGACTTCTTCTTGACAGACGCACAGTTTGGCTCAGCATCTGTACACATAGAGACTTCAAGGGTCAAATGCCGAGAAGTGTTTGACCAACTATCCCGATCCTGTATCCCCATCGTTACGGGTTTTATCGCACGAAGCAAGGATGGCCACCGCACCACACTCGGAAGGAACGGCAGCAACTACAGTGCAGCTCTGCTTGCAAACTTTCTGGATGCGGACATGATGGAAAACTACACCCATATAGATGGGATATACACTGCCAATCCGACGGTGGTGCCGGAAGCACGCAAGATGGACGAACTCTCATACTCCGATGCTTCAGAGCTTTCCCAATTCGGCGCAGAGATACTTCACATCAAGACCATCGAGCCTTTGCAAGAAAAAAACATCCCTCTGTGGGTACTCAATACTTTCGGCTACGGCTCCAAGCAGAACGGCACCCTTGTCACTGCAAGTCCGAAAGCCAAATCTGTAAGAGCATTGGCCTCTCTTACTCAAAAAGCACTGATACACTTTGAGGGACGCAATATGCTCGGACGCTCAGGGATAGATGCGCGGATATTCGCAGCATTCAAGAGTGTGGATGTAAGTGTCAGCCTTGTGTCCCAAGGGTCGACAGAGCGTGGTATAGCCATAGTGGTCGATGAGTCGGATGCAGATAAGGCCGTGGAAGCTCTTCACCAAGAGTTTCGCCAAGATATTTCGGAAGGTAAGACAACCAAGATCTACGCAGAGAAAGGGCTTGCCATAGTCGCCATCATCGGGCTCAATCTGTCTGAGTTTGACCGCCCATATAGGGCACTCGTCCGCAATCGTATTGTCCCTCTCCTCCTTAACAACTCTGTGCCGGACAATACCCTCTGCCTACTTGTCCGAGGAGAAGAGGAGAGAGTCAAAGCTCTCAATGTGATCCATGGAGAGATGTTTGAGCGACCCAAGCGTGTCCACCTCGCAGTTATAGGTCATGGCACAGTCGGAGGTGCTCTCATAGATCAGATTATACACCAGCATGCACAACTGAAAGAGCAGAAAAACATAGACCTAAGGATCTTTGCCATCGCCAACTCCCGGCAGTTGCTTCTTTCTCGAAAAGGGATCGGGGAAGGCTGGCAAGAGCAGCTACAACAATCCACACACGAGGGCAATATGGCAGAAGCCATCGTAGAGTATGGTCGGAAGTTTGCGTTGGAAAACATGATCTTGGTCGACAATACCTCTTCTGAAAGCATCGCAGCCGAATACTCATACTTTGCGAGCAACGGTTTCGACATCGTCTCCTCCAACAAGAAGTCCAATGTAGCACCCTATTCGGAGTACACACACCTAAGAGAGACACTCAAGAAACACAGGAGAAGCTACCGATATGAAACAAATGTGGGAGCCGGCCTACCACTGATAGACAATCTCAAACTGCTCCACTTGGCAGGCGAGCGCATCACACGTATTCACGGACTTTTCTCAGGGAGTCTGAGCTACATCTTCAACACTCTTTCGGAAGACCCCTCCCGGTCTTTCCGTGACATCGTCGAAGAGTCCGCCCGAAGGGGGCTCACAGAGCCTGACCCTCGTGAGGATCTCAGTGGAGAGGATGTTGCCCGAAAGGTTCTGATCTTGGTGAGAGAACTGGATGTGCCGGCTGAGCTCTCCGATGTGTCGTGGGAGAACCCTGTTCCGGAAGAGTTGAGAACACTCTCTCGGGAGGCGTTCGAGGCACGCTTCGGGGAACTGGAAAATAAGATTGAAGAGTATCGAGCCTCTTGCTCACCCGACGAAGTCCTCAGATATGTGGGAGACATCGTCTGGGACGAGACCAATCAGAAGGCCACCCTCACAGCGGCACTCAGACGAGTCTCCAAAAATTCGCCTTTGGGCAGAGTGAGTGGAGCAGACAGTTGTTTCGAGATCTATACCGAAAGCTACGGAAGCCACCCGATCGTGATACAAGGAGCCGGAGCCGGAGCAGTCGTGACGGCACGGGGTGTATTTGGCGATCTGCTGAGATTGGCCGAGGGCTACGAGAACTGA
- a CDS encoding RNA polymerase sigma factor, which produces MRRDKNILLQDLSDEELLPYLTQPSTAEEAFGVLVDRYSRPLYVVIRRIVFSHDNADDVLQNTLIKVWKNIAQFQGKSKLSTWMYSIATNEAISYIRQDNAARKFPITTDTYDLTQTLMSDPYFDGDEAEAELLCAIDKLPEKQKITFQMRYFEELSYSDIAEITGTSIGALKANYHHALNKLKQYLDVEDADD; this is translated from the coding sequence ATGAGAAGAGACAAAAACATCTTGTTGCAAGACCTGTCTGACGAGGAGTTATTGCCTTATCTTACACAGCCGTCGACTGCTGAGGAGGCTTTTGGTGTTCTTGTAGATCGTTACTCCAGACCTTTATATGTGGTAATAAGGCGCATCGTTTTCTCGCACGACAATGCTGATGATGTACTACAGAACACTTTGATCAAAGTCTGGAAGAATATTGCTCAGTTTCAAGGTAAATCAAAGCTTTCCACTTGGATGTACAGTATTGCTACGAATGAAGCTATCTCTTACATCAGACAAGACAATGCTGCTCGAAAGTTTCCCATCACTACGGATACCTATGATCTCACTCAGACACTCATGAGTGATCCTTATTTTGATGGTGACGAAGCCGAGGCCGAACTTTTGTGTGCCATTGATAAATTGCCCGAGAAGCAGAAGATTACTTTTCAGATGCGTTATTTTGAGGAGTTGTCGTATAGCGACATCGCAGAGATTACGGGCACAAGTATCGGAGCATTGAAGGCCAATTATCATCATGCTCTGAACAAACTCAAACAATATCTTGATGTCGAAGACGCTGACGATTAA
- a CDS encoding DUF5686 and carboxypeptidase-like regulatory domain-containing protein, with the protein MSVSGRIIDKKTDQGIPHATLFIKEVQRGAVANENGFFNLHLTPGQYSVIIRSLGYRSQQASIRVSESDSEFKFALSPISYALGDVNVNLSNRNEDPAYAIMRRVMNRTPIYEKMIEKYVSLTYTKGSTMLEKVPFYLRKVKSDGISMNDLVGKRFVIEGEVKTTYTAPEDYDYHTLSMRSSVPEELNKSGKGLGILNSMMSNIYGKNIGLGQGGSIPSPIRLNGLYTYKYKLQGINTEGEETIYHISFVDQETNSAMGDLWISDKVWTPVRVIVNLRIQAVMDQKLEVTLNPVREDVYMPTSYALNMNLAVLGIKMNFKYYSSTSYKELKLNESMLALKEERAEDEQKILPKEDLLTPTKRSTQRRIEKDLMLIENKMDTLGLQLKDKYMIPIRRKSIKSTMDSLALSKDSTYWKHVITTPLTEDELRSYAIRDSLMAISKREKILSPKRKGERTGQDPVSTVLFGYDKLFGQKWTVGIDGLALMLFKNYRYSDGLWMGPSFFLKYHNRNFDNPFSFELSPGIYYTTLNKQIYWDVQADIKYAGMRRGAFSLSAGRHSEDIGDTKMSVIENLENNFFTLIDGRYTYMFYDKTYLRAENKIDLFNGVTLTLGGEYKRSAYLPDNHVWGITKQERMSWLNFMNARMTSDRYYSMDTHNSGTIDVSLTFNTHPYYKVNLGQKSVLNEKNFDREVLEVSRSSDRDGKRTLSISLDTSTNDADWRYRNYAFFTLKYKHALPRPNTLDSDYSLFVASVYGVSSLSRFYVIQYDLAFGFYPHRTRMYVDDMHYVKRANTSEMKNRELLFYTLPPYTYASQMFGKANISAPLPKILGHVFGKMKGLTQEKIFLKGYWDKVSPTKPYLEAGYSIGLPTGTQIGVFYGGYNFKEDNGLAIRVGLRL; encoded by the coding sequence GTGAGTGTCAGCGGAAGGATCATCGACAAAAAGACGGATCAAGGCATACCCCACGCCACTCTCTTCATCAAAGAGGTACAGAGGGGAGCTGTCGCAAATGAAAACGGATTTTTCAACCTCCATCTGACACCAGGACAATACTCCGTCATCATTCGTTCACTGGGCTATCGTTCACAACAAGCATCCATCAGAGTGAGCGAGAGTGATTCCGAGTTCAAATTTGCATTGTCTCCCATCTCTTATGCCCTGGGGGATGTCAACGTAAACCTCAGCAATCGCAACGAAGACCCGGCTTATGCGATCATGCGCAGAGTCATGAACCGTACGCCCATATATGAGAAGATGATAGAAAAATACGTATCTCTGACCTACACCAAGGGCTCTACGATGCTGGAGAAAGTCCCATTTTATCTTCGAAAAGTCAAAAGTGATGGTATATCCATGAACGATCTTGTGGGCAAAAGATTTGTCATAGAGGGAGAGGTAAAGACCACTTACACCGCGCCGGAGGATTATGACTATCATACTCTGTCCATGCGCTCATCCGTCCCCGAAGAGCTAAATAAGTCCGGAAAAGGGCTGGGTATCCTGAACTCCATGATGAGCAACATCTACGGCAAGAATATAGGCCTCGGACAAGGTGGCTCTATCCCGAGCCCTATCAGACTGAATGGTCTTTACACATACAAATACAAGTTACAAGGCATCAACACCGAAGGGGAGGAGACGATATATCACATCTCCTTCGTCGATCAAGAGACAAACAGTGCCATGGGAGACCTATGGATATCTGACAAGGTATGGACTCCGGTGCGAGTGATCGTTAACCTGAGGATACAGGCGGTCATGGATCAAAAGTTAGAGGTCACTCTCAATCCCGTCAGAGAGGATGTCTATATGCCGACCTCTTATGCACTGAACATGAACCTTGCGGTATTGGGCATCAAAATGAACTTCAAGTACTATTCCTCGACATCCTACAAAGAACTCAAACTCAATGAAAGTATGCTGGCACTGAAGGAAGAAAGAGCTGAGGATGAGCAGAAAATCCTGCCCAAAGAGGATCTGCTGACTCCTACAAAAAGGTCAACCCAAAGGCGTATAGAGAAAGATCTGATGCTCATCGAAAACAAGATGGATACCTTAGGGCTTCAGTTGAAAGACAAGTATATGATACCGATCCGAAGAAAAAGCATCAAAAGCACAATGGACTCGCTGGCACTATCCAAGGACTCGACCTACTGGAAACATGTGATCACAACGCCTCTTACGGAGGATGAACTAAGGAGTTATGCCATAAGGGATTCTCTGATGGCCATAAGCAAAAGAGAGAAAATCCTCAGCCCCAAACGTAAAGGCGAACGCACGGGACAGGATCCTGTCAGTACAGTCCTTTTCGGATACGATAAGCTCTTCGGTCAAAAGTGGACGGTGGGTATAGATGGATTGGCACTCATGCTCTTCAAAAACTACAGGTACAGCGATGGTCTTTGGATGGGACCGTCATTCTTTCTGAAGTACCACAACCGTAACTTCGATAATCCTTTTTCGTTCGAACTCTCTCCGGGGATCTACTATACCACACTGAACAAACAAATATACTGGGATGTACAAGCTGACATCAAATATGCAGGGATGAGACGGGGTGCATTTTCGCTAAGTGCCGGGAGACATAGCGAAGACATCGGAGACACGAAGATGAGCGTCATTGAAAACCTCGAAAACAACTTCTTTACCCTCATTGATGGGAGATACACTTATATGTTTTACGACAAGACATACCTGCGGGCTGAAAATAAGATCGATCTCTTCAATGGTGTCACTCTGACATTAGGTGGGGAATATAAACGCAGTGCATACCTCCCTGATAATCACGTCTGGGGTATCACCAAGCAGGAAAGGATGAGTTGGTTGAACTTCATGAACGCCCGTATGACATCCGATCGTTATTACAGTATGGACACCCATAACTCCGGCACTATCGATGTGAGCCTGACATTCAACACCCATCCATACTACAAAGTAAACTTGGGACAGAAGTCGGTACTGAATGAGAAGAATTTCGACAGAGAAGTCTTAGAGGTCTCTCGTTCGAGCGATAGAGACGGAAAGAGGACTTTGTCCATCAGCCTTGATACAAGCACCAATGATGCAGACTGGAGATACCGTAACTATGCCTTCTTCACTCTGAAGTACAAACACGCCCTCCCGAGACCAAATACATTGGACAGTGATTATAGTCTCTTTGTGGCCTCGGTATATGGCGTATCGTCTCTATCCCGATTCTATGTGATACAGTACGACTTGGCATTCGGCTTCTATCCGCACCGTACTCGTATGTATGTCGATGACATGCACTATGTCAAACGCGCCAATACCAGCGAGATGAAAAATCGTGAACTACTCTTCTATACACTTCCACCATACACTTATGCCTCACAAATGTTTGGTAAAGCCAATATCTCAGCACCTCTACCAAAAATCCTCGGTCATGTCTTTGGAAAAATGAAAGGACTAACTCAGGAAAAAATCTTTCTGAAAGGATATTGGGATAAGGTTTCTCCGACAAAACCGTATCTGGAAGCAGGTTACAGCATAGGACTTCCCACGGGGACGCAAATAGGCGTATTTTACGGTGGGTATAACTTCAAGGAAGATAATGGTTTAGCCATCAGGGTAGGACTCAGGCTATGA